The following coding sequences lie in one Xyrauchen texanus isolate HMW12.3.18 chromosome 25, RBS_HiC_50CHRs, whole genome shotgun sequence genomic window:
- the LOC127618583 gene encoding zinc finger protein 271-like — protein sequence MLQIPVKMKMCSVKLLDCRNLMKMRGESTAVKQQSDDDFIPFDLMKVSEDIQELNEVDEKFQKVHIFKTGENYLSCSKTTKNCPSKKSQRTAKNTFTCSHCGKSFTRSHDLKIHEIIHTGEKPYKCSHCEKSFTQSHDLKIHEIIHTGEKPYKCSHCGKSFTQSHNLKIHERIHTGEKPYKCSHCGKSFTQSHNLKIHERIHTGEKPYKCSHCGKSFTQSHNLKIHERIHTGEKPYKCSHCEKSFTQSHDLKIHEIIHTGENPYKCSHCGKSFTRSQHLKIHERIHTGENPYKCSHCGKSFTRSHDLKFHKIIHTGENPYKCSHCGKSFTRSQHLKIHERIHTGENPYKCSHCGKSFTRSHDLKFHKIIHTGEKPYKCSHCGKSFNRSHVLKIHKRLHTGERPYKCSHCEKSFTQSHDLKIHERIHTGENPYKCSHCGKSLTRLHDLKRHERLHTGEKPYMCAHCGKSFTQSHHLKIHERIHTGEKPYKCSHCGKSFTRSHDLKFHEIIHTGENPYKCSHCGKSFTQSQHLKIHERIHNGEKPYKCSHWKNIDVLGRRFYPK from the exons atgctgcagataccagtgaagatgaagatgtgttcagtgaagctgctggactgcaggaacctgatgaagatgagaggagaatcCACAGCAGTGAAACAACAGAGcgatgatgattttattccttttg ACCTGATGAAGGTGAGCGAGGATATTCAAGAGCTGAATGAAGTGGATGAGAAATTTCAGAAAgttcatattttcaaaactgGAGAAAATTATTTGAGTTGTTCAAAGACTACAAAGAATTGCCCATCAAAAAAGTCTCAAAGAACTGCCAAAAATACTTTCAcctgctcacactgtggaaagagtttcactcgatcacatgacctgaaaatacacgagataattcacactggagaaaaaccttacaagtgttcacactgtgaaaagagtttcactcagtcacatgaCCTGAAAATTCACGagataattcacactggagaaaaaccttacaagtgttcacactgtggaaagagtttcactcagtcacacaacctgaaaatacacgagagaattcacactggagaaaaaccttacaaatgttcacactgtggaaagagtttcactcagtcacacaacctgaaaatacacgagagaattcacactggagaaaaaccttacaagtgttcacactgtggaaagagtttcactcagtcacacaacctgaaaatacacgagagaattcacactggagaaaaaccttacaagtgttcacactgtgaaaagagtttcactcagtcacatgaCCTGAAAATTCACGagataattcacactggagaaaatccttacaagtgctcacactgtggaaagagtttcactagatcacaacacctgaaaatacacgagagaattcacactggagaaaatccttacaagtgctcacactgtggaaagagtttcactcgatcACATGACCTGAAATTTCACAagataattcacactggagaaaatccttacaagtgctcacactgtggaaagagtttcactcgatcacaacacctgaaaatacacgagagaattcacactggagaaaatccttacaagtgctcacactgtggaaagagtttcactcgatcACATGACCTGAAATTTCACAagataattcacactggagaaaaaccttacaagtgctcacactgtggaaagagtttcaatcgATCACATGTCCTGAAAATACACAAGAGACTTCACACTGGAGAAagaccttacaagtgctcacactgtgaaaagagtttcactcagtcacatgacctgaaaattcatgagagaattcacactggagaaaatccttacaagtgttcacactgtggaaagagtttgacTCGATTACACGACCTGAAAAGACATGAGAgacttcacactggagagaaaccttacatgtgcgcacactgtggaaagagtttcactcaatcACATCACCTGAAAAtacacgagagaattcacactggagaaaaaccttacaagtgctcacactgtggaaagagtttcactcgatcACATGACCTGAAATTTCACGagataattcacactggagaaaatccttacaagtgctcacactgtggaaagagtttcactcaatcacaacacctgaaaatacacgagagaattcacaatggagagaaaccttacaagtgctcacactggaAAAACATTGATGtacttggcagacgcttttatccaaagtga